The Bryobacteraceae bacterium genome includes a window with the following:
- a CDS encoding RNA polymerase sigma factor, whose amino-acid sequence MSGHAGVLPFPAGGGRATAGVQGRLRVDNRQTDEAALVRRIQSGDEAAFRELVERFQNKVYSIIYGILRNHNDAEDIAQQVFTKVYFSIGNFDFRSSLLTWIYKITVNECYDYLRKRRVRKLVYESDLGDEEGVNMERSEPDLAPRIDEQLERRDLALKLLEKVSEEDRQLMLLKEVEGHSVEELARMTGMNENTIKVKLFRARQKLVKAAQRLTQGKGLRPVIEKES is encoded by the coding sequence ATGAGCGGGCACGCTGGCGTCCTACCATTCCCAGCGGGCGGGGGCCGCGCAACAGCGGGGGTGCAGGGCAGGTTGCGCGTGGATAACCGCCAGACAGATGAAGCCGCGCTGGTGCGCCGCATTCAGAGCGGCGACGAAGCGGCGTTCCGCGAACTGGTGGAGCGCTTCCAGAACAAGGTTTACTCGATCATCTACGGCATCCTGCGCAACCACAATGATGCCGAGGACATCGCCCAGCAGGTTTTCACGAAGGTTTACTTCTCGATTGGCAACTTCGATTTCCGGAGTTCGCTGCTGACGTGGATCTACAAGATCACGGTGAACGAGTGCTACGACTATCTGCGGAAGCGGCGGGTGCGGAAGCTCGTGTATGAAAGCGACCTGGGCGATGAAGAGGGCGTGAACATGGAGCGGAGCGAGCCGGATCTGGCGCCGCGGATCGACGAGCAGCTGGAGCGCCGGGATCTGGCGCTGAAGCTGCTGGAGAAGGTGAGCGAGGAAGACCGGCAGCTGATGCTGCTGAAGGAAGTGGAAGGCCACTCGGTGGAAGAGCTGGCGCGGATGACGGGGATGAACGAGAACACGATCAAGGTGAAACTCTTCCGCGCGCGGCAGAAACTGGTGAAGGCGGCGCAACGTCTCACGCAGGGGAAGGGATTGAGGCCGGTGATCGAGAAGGAGTCCTGA
- the tklB gene encoding transketolase — MLTAAKFEKKLGAATREAFGRTLVELGRENPDIVVGDADLTKSTMTTYFAKEFPDRLFECGIAEANMVGIGAGLALAGKIPFVSSFSAFVMTKGFEQLRVLVAYPNANVKVVGTHSGISIGEDGPSQMSVEEIALACALPNFVVLSPADEVATRWAVRWAAAHVGPVFIRTGRPKAPIIYNSDASFEVGKAVQLVDGADVTIVATGLMVAEALLAAGQLESEGISARVLDIHTIKPLDEEALERAARETGALVVVEEHLVDSGLGVRVAQALAKRCPAPIEFIGLEGYAESGSPDELLDKYGLRAPNIVEAVRRVLARK, encoded by the coding sequence ATGCTGACTGCCGCAAAATTCGAAAAGAAATTGGGCGCTGCGACCCGCGAAGCTTTCGGCCGGACTCTCGTCGAATTGGGCCGCGAAAACCCCGATATCGTCGTCGGCGACGCCGACCTCACCAAGTCGACGATGACGACCTATTTCGCCAAAGAGTTCCCGGACCGCCTCTTCGAGTGCGGCATCGCCGAGGCCAACATGGTCGGCATCGGCGCCGGACTCGCCCTCGCCGGCAAGATCCCCTTCGTCTCCAGCTTCTCCGCCTTCGTCATGACCAAGGGCTTCGAGCAGCTCCGCGTGCTCGTCGCCTACCCCAACGCCAACGTCAAGGTCGTCGGCACCCACAGCGGCATCTCCATCGGCGAGGACGGCCCCTCGCAGATGAGCGTCGAGGAAATCGCCCTCGCCTGCGCGCTGCCCAACTTCGTCGTCCTCTCCCCGGCGGATGAAGTGGCCACGCGGTGGGCCGTCCGTTGGGCCGCCGCCCACGTCGGCCCCGTCTTCATCCGCACAGGCCGCCCCAAGGCGCCCATCATCTACAATTCCGACGCATCGTTCGAAGTGGGCAAGGCCGTCCAGCTCGTCGACGGCGCCGACGTCACCATCGTCGCCACCGGCCTCATGGTCGCGGAAGCCCTGCTCGCCGCCGGACAGCTTGAAAGCGAGGGCATCTCGGCGCGCGTCCTCGACATCCACACCATCAAGCCCCTCGACGAAGAAGCCCTCGAACGCGCCGCCCGCGAAACCGGCGCGCTCGTCGTCGTGGAGGAACACCTCGTCGATTCCGGACTCGGCGTCCGCGTCGCCCAGGCGCTCGCAAAGCGCTGCCCCGCGCCCATCGAGTTCATCGGACTCGAAGGCTACGCCGAATCCGGCTCCCCCGACGAACTGCTCGACAAATACGGCCTCCGCGCCCCCAACATCGTCGAAGCCGTCCGCCGCGTCCTCGCCCGCAAGTAA
- a CDS encoding transketolase encodes MERIHDPAALASICKQIRRHIVTMTGAAKSGHPGGSLSAVEIVVTLYWDVMRHDPARPDWPDRDRFILSKGHAAPVLYAALAECGYTPKETLNTLRRLGSIYQGHPDKRFLPALEASTGSLGEGLSVGLGMALAARLDKRDYRTYVLLGDGEIQEGQIWEAAMFASYHKVDNICAIVDYNKIQLDGFVADIMDLEPLKPKWESFGWHVIDLDGHDIPALQKAFAEAAVTKGKPTVIIAHTVKGKGVSFMENNPKYHGVAPTAEEVELALKELA; translated from the coding sequence ATGGAACGCATTCACGACCCCGCTGCGCTTGCGTCCATCTGCAAGCAGATCCGCCGCCATATCGTCACCATGACCGGCGCCGCCAAAAGCGGCCACCCCGGCGGTTCGCTCTCCGCGGTCGAGATCGTCGTCACCCTCTACTGGGATGTCATGCGCCACGATCCCGCCCGCCCCGATTGGCCGGACCGCGACCGCTTCATCCTCTCCAAAGGCCACGCCGCGCCCGTCCTGTACGCCGCTCTGGCTGAATGCGGCTACACGCCGAAAGAGACCCTGAATACGCTGCGCAGGCTCGGCTCCATTTATCAGGGTCACCCCGACAAGCGCTTCCTTCCTGCTCTGGAAGCCTCCACCGGCTCGCTCGGCGAGGGGCTCAGCGTCGGGCTCGGCATGGCGCTCGCCGCCCGCCTCGACAAACGCGATTACCGCACCTACGTCCTGCTCGGCGACGGCGAAATCCAGGAAGGCCAGATCTGGGAGGCTGCCATGTTCGCCTCCTATCACAAGGTCGACAACATCTGCGCCATCGTCGACTACAACAAGATCCAGCTCGACGGCTTCGTGGCCGACATCATGGACCTCGAGCCGCTCAAGCCCAAGTGGGAGTCTTTCGGCTGGCACGTCATCGATCTCGACGGCCACGACATCCCCGCCCTGCAGAAGGCCTTTGCCGAAGCCGCCGTCACGAAGGGCAAACCCACCGTCATCATCGCCCACACGGTCAAGGGCAAAGGCGTCAGCTTCATGGAAAACAATCCGAAATACCACGGCGTGGCCCCCACGGCCGAAGAAGTCGAACTCGCCCTCAAGGAGCTTGCCTGA
- the hemB gene encoding delta-aminolevulinic acid dehydratase — MPFPVHRMRRMRSSEPLRRLVRETSLEPADLVLPLFVTEGERVRNPISSMPGNFQLSIDELVRECAECVELGLGGVILFGIPSHKDDSASEAYRQDGIVQRAVRALKDRYPSLVVITDVCNCEYTSHGHCGKVVGNDVDNDATLDWLAASAVSHARAGADIVAPSDMMDGRVAAIRRALDQAGFPNTPILSYAAKYASVFYGPFREAAESAPQFGDRRSYQMDPPNAREAMREIALDIEEGADMIMVKPAMPYLDILRMARDRFDVPLAAYQVSGEFSMIQAAAANGWLDGQRAMMESLTAIRRAGADVILTYFAREAARLLQGRSPSGGA; from the coding sequence ATGCCCTTCCCCGTCCACCGCATGCGCCGCATGCGCTCGAGCGAGCCCCTCCGCCGCCTCGTGCGCGAGACCTCTCTCGAGCCCGCCGATCTCGTCCTCCCCCTCTTCGTCACCGAGGGCGAGCGCGTCCGCAACCCCATCTCGTCGATGCCCGGCAATTTCCAGCTCTCTATCGACGAGCTCGTCCGCGAGTGCGCCGAATGCGTCGAGCTCGGCCTCGGCGGCGTCATCCTGTTCGGCATCCCGTCGCACAAGGACGACTCCGCCAGCGAAGCTTACCGCCAGGACGGCATCGTGCAGCGCGCCGTGCGCGCCCTCAAGGACCGCTATCCTTCGCTCGTCGTCATCACCGACGTCTGCAACTGCGAGTACACCAGCCACGGCCACTGCGGCAAGGTCGTCGGCAACGACGTCGACAACGATGCCACGCTCGATTGGCTCGCCGCCTCCGCCGTCTCCCATGCCCGCGCCGGCGCCGACATCGTCGCCCCGTCGGACATGATGGACGGGCGCGTCGCCGCCATCCGCCGCGCCCTCGATCAGGCGGGCTTCCCCAACACCCCCATCCTCAGCTATGCCGCCAAGTACGCCAGCGTTTTCTACGGACCCTTCCGCGAAGCCGCTGAAAGCGCCCCGCAGTTCGGCGACCGCCGCAGCTACCAGATGGACCCGCCCAACGCCCGCGAAGCCATGCGCGAGATCGCCCTTGACATCGAAGAAGGCGCCGACATGATCATGGTCAAGCCCGCCATGCCCTATCTCGACATCCTCCGCATGGCGCGGGACCGTTTCGACGTGCCGCTCGCCGCCTACCAGGTCTCCGGCGAGTTCTCCATGATCCAGGCTGCCGCCGCCAACGGCTGGCTCGACGGACAGCGCGCCATGATGGAGTCCCTCACCGCCATCCGCCGCGCCGGCGCCGATGTCATCCTCACCTATTTCGCCCGCGAAGCGGCGCGGCTCCTTCAGGGGCGCTCACCCTCCGGCGGCGCCTGA
- the gutB gene encoding sorbitol dehydrogenase, which yields MAVALLTSLRTFEIAPYDPQPPGPGEVQVRVAAVGVCGSDLHNFAEGSVGGMPCVYPMVLGHEPTGVVSAVGAGVSQWAPGDRVALEAPLYCYHCEFCMSGRHNLCHHVRFLSNAGEPGFFRDHVNLPAVNLLPLPERLGMAEGTLFEPIAIALQSFRFGQPKLGETAAVIGAGPIGLTTIACLRLAGAARIWAIEPVAHRRELARLAGADAVIDPSAADPVKEVLRETGQRGVDMVYDCAGKGDTHNQAIQMGAPAARIVITALPSEDRLPVDFFTLRRKEQWFFPVRRSNHRSHLALRLLKEHASRFAPMVTHRWPLERAQQAFETLEAYADGVGKIVLLP from the coding sequence ATGGCCGTAGCCCTGCTCACCAGCCTGCGGACCTTCGAAATCGCCCCGTACGATCCGCAGCCGCCCGGTCCGGGCGAGGTGCAGGTGCGCGTGGCCGCCGTCGGCGTCTGCGGCAGCGATCTGCACAATTTCGCCGAAGGCAGCGTCGGCGGCATGCCGTGCGTCTATCCCATGGTTCTGGGCCACGAACCCACCGGCGTGGTCAGCGCCGTCGGCGCAGGCGTCTCGCAGTGGGCGCCCGGCGACCGCGTGGCCCTCGAAGCCCCCCTTTACTGCTACCACTGCGAATTCTGCATGAGCGGACGCCACAACCTCTGCCACCACGTCCGCTTCCTGTCCAACGCCGGCGAGCCGGGCTTCTTCCGCGATCACGTCAACCTGCCCGCCGTCAATCTCCTGCCCCTGCCCGAGCGGCTCGGCATGGCCGAAGGCACGCTCTTCGAGCCCATCGCCATCGCCCTTCAGTCGTTCCGCTTCGGCCAGCCGAAACTCGGCGAAACCGCCGCCGTCATCGGCGCCGGCCCCATCGGACTCACCACCATCGCCTGCCTGCGCCTGGCCGGCGCGGCGCGCATCTGGGCCATCGAGCCCGTCGCCCACCGCCGCGAGCTCGCGCGCCTCGCCGGCGCCGACGCCGTCATCGACCCTTCCGCCGCGGATCCCGTGAAAGAAGTGCTCCGCGAAACCGGACAGCGCGGCGTCGACATGGTCTACGATTGCGCCGGCAAGGGAGACACGCACAACCAGGCGATTCAGATGGGCGCCCCTGCCGCCCGCATCGTCATCACCGCGCTGCCCAGCGAAGACCGGCTCCCGGTCGACTTCTTCACCCTCCGCCGCAAGGAGCAGTGGTTCTTCCCCGTGCGCCGCTCCAATCACCGCAGCCACCTGGCCCTCCGGCTGCTCAAAGAACACGCCTCCCGCTTCGCTCCCATGGTCACGCACCGCTGGCCCCTCGAGCGCGCCCAGCAGGCCTTCGAAACTCTGGAAGCCTACGCCGACGGCGTGGGCAAAATCGTGCTGCTGCCCTGA
- a CDS encoding alpha-glucan phosphorylase, translated as MSYHIRPVKEFLVSPALPPELSRLGELALNFLWSWKQNLRPVFRRLDPVLWKECRRNPVLMLGRIPQETLQKAAADPRYVALYKAACNEFDEYMSVQPPPDGMKVAYFSMEYGLLESVSIYSGGLGILSGDYLKAASDANLGLVGVGLLYQKGYLEQHLNPDGWQVEKYPVNDFFTWPVTPALDSEGNEIVVELRLPRGHCFVKVWKMQVGRVPLILLDTNIPENTIEEYRDITDQLYGGDTVTRIQQEFVLAVGGLRALKRLGIEPTVYHMNEGHSAFLALERVRLLMQEHNLSWEEALEAARANNTFTTHTPVPAGIDMFDPGLVYEYFHAYCERNNVPFDRFLALGQGGTEEQGDRFSMAVLALKTSAYRNAVSRLHSEVSREMFSRLWPDFPVHEVPIIPITNGVHLPTWLHPDLASLYDQYLAPGWREQYMDPAIWAQVEDIPDEELWEIRRRRKRRLIAFIRERLLRRAQERHAPSTEQKRLSEIFDPEVFTIGFSRRFATYKRATLIFRDIARLKKILTNPQMPVQLVIAGKAHPKDTPGKHLIREIIQITRDPELARNIVFVEDYDIEVGRELVQGVDLWLNNPRRGEEACGTSGMKAAINGTLNLSILDGWFDEAYEVSGGWAIGDRDPYTPDLDEVHASSIYSLLETEILPMYYRNREEGVPVAWMKRVKTSIMNLSPMFNCQRMVRDYVERMYEPAHLAGLRASQNNYHWAREKAEWNRKVEQAWHSVSIEDVSSAVGRSIVTGAAIQLRASVHLAGLQPSDVRVEAVVGRVNPDGELFDTTVISLPFLQKQDDRFLFGREFVPHQTGRIGYTLRISPNRSEDPVTRPCYLPVKWTARG; from the coding sequence AGTTTCTCGTCAGCCCGGCGCTGCCGCCCGAGCTGTCCCGGCTGGGCGAACTGGCCCTGAATTTCCTCTGGAGCTGGAAACAGAACCTGCGGCCGGTCTTCCGCCGGCTCGATCCGGTGCTGTGGAAAGAGTGCCGGCGCAATCCGGTGCTGATGCTCGGCCGGATTCCGCAGGAGACGCTCCAGAAAGCGGCCGCCGATCCGCGCTATGTGGCCCTTTACAAGGCCGCCTGCAACGAGTTCGACGAATACATGAGCGTCCAGCCGCCTCCGGACGGGATGAAGGTGGCCTATTTCAGCATGGAATACGGCCTGCTCGAGTCGGTCTCCATCTACTCGGGCGGCCTCGGCATCCTGTCTGGCGACTACCTGAAAGCCGCCAGCGACGCCAATCTCGGCCTCGTCGGCGTGGGGCTGCTCTACCAGAAAGGCTATCTGGAGCAGCACCTCAATCCGGACGGCTGGCAGGTGGAGAAATACCCGGTCAACGATTTCTTCACCTGGCCCGTCACGCCCGCTCTCGACAGCGAGGGCAATGAAATCGTCGTCGAGCTGCGCCTGCCCCGCGGCCATTGCTTCGTCAAGGTCTGGAAGATGCAGGTCGGCCGCGTGCCCCTGATCCTGCTCGACACCAACATCCCGGAAAACACGATCGAAGAGTACCGCGACATCACCGACCAGCTCTACGGCGGCGACACCGTCACGCGCATCCAGCAGGAGTTCGTGCTCGCCGTCGGCGGTCTGCGCGCCCTCAAGCGCCTCGGCATCGAACCTACCGTCTACCACATGAACGAAGGCCACTCGGCGTTTCTCGCGCTCGAGCGCGTGCGCCTGCTCATGCAGGAGCACAACCTGAGCTGGGAAGAGGCCCTCGAAGCCGCCCGCGCCAACAACACTTTCACCACGCACACGCCCGTGCCCGCCGGCATCGACATGTTCGACCCCGGCCTCGTGTACGAGTACTTCCACGCCTACTGCGAGCGCAACAACGTGCCCTTCGACCGCTTCCTCGCCCTCGGCCAGGGCGGCACCGAAGAGCAGGGCGACCGCTTCTCCATGGCCGTGCTCGCCCTCAAGACATCGGCCTACCGCAACGCCGTCAGCCGCCTGCACTCGGAAGTGAGCCGGGAGATGTTCAGCCGGCTCTGGCCCGACTTCCCCGTGCACGAAGTGCCCATCATTCCCATCACCAACGGCGTGCACCTGCCCACGTGGCTCCACCCCGACCTCGCCAGCCTCTACGACCAGTACCTCGCGCCCGGCTGGCGCGAGCAGTACATGGATCCGGCCATCTGGGCGCAGGTGGAGGACATCCCTGACGAGGAGCTCTGGGAGATCCGCCGCCGCCGCAAGCGCCGCCTCATCGCGTTCATCCGCGAACGGCTCCTGCGCCGCGCGCAGGAACGCCACGCCCCCAGCACGGAGCAGAAACGGCTGTCGGAGATCTTCGACCCCGAAGTGTTCACCATCGGCTTCTCGCGCCGCTTCGCCACCTACAAGCGCGCCACGCTGATCTTCCGCGACATCGCCCGGCTGAAGAAGATCCTCACCAACCCGCAGATGCCCGTGCAGCTCGTCATCGCCGGCAAGGCCCATCCCAAAGACACGCCCGGCAAGCACCTGATCCGCGAGATCATCCAGATCACGCGCGATCCCGAACTCGCGCGCAACATCGTCTTCGTGGAAGATTACGACATCGAAGTCGGCCGCGAGCTCGTCCAGGGCGTCGATCTCTGGCTCAACAATCCGCGCCGCGGCGAAGAAGCCTGCGGCACCAGCGGCATGAAAGCCGCCATCAACGGCACGCTGAACCTGTCGATCCTCGACGGCTGGTTCGACGAAGCCTACGAAGTCTCCGGCGGCTGGGCCATCGGCGACCGCGACCCCTACACGCCCGATCTCGACGAAGTCCACGCCAGCTCCATCTACTCGCTGCTCGAAACCGAAATCCTGCCCATGTATTACCGCAACCGCGAAGAGGGCGTTCCGGTGGCGTGGATGAAGCGCGTCAAGACCTCCATCATGAACCTCAGCCCCATGTTCAACTGCCAGCGCATGGTGCGGGATTACGTCGAGCGCATGTACGAGCCCGCCCACCTGGCCGGACTCCGGGCCAGCCAGAACAATTACCACTGGGCCCGCGAAAAGGCCGAATGGAACCGCAAGGTCGAGCAGGCCTGGCACAGCGTCTCCATCGAAGACGTCTCGAGCGCCGTGGGCCGCTCCATCGTCACCGGCGCGGCCATCCAGCTCCGCGCTTCCGTGCACCTGGCCGGGCTTCAGCCCTCCGACGTGCGCGTCGAGGCCGTCGTCGGCCGCGTCAACCCCGACGGAGAACTCTTCGACACGACGGTGATCAGCCTGCCGTTCCTTCAGAAACAGGACGACCGGTTTCTGTTTGGGCGCGAGTTCGTCCCGCACCAGACCGGCCGCATCGGCTACACGCTCCGCATCAGCCCCAACCGCAGCGAGGATCCCGTGACGCGGCCCTGTTACCTTCCCGTCAAGTGGACCGCCAGAGGTTAG